One Dioscorea cayenensis subsp. rotundata cultivar TDr96_F1 chromosome 19, TDr96_F1_v2_PseudoChromosome.rev07_lg8_w22 25.fasta, whole genome shotgun sequence genomic window, AAGCCCAAAGATGTTGATTTCTAAGGCTGTTGAGATTGAACAAGCTGAGAAGGCTCTTGATAAGGCCATTCAATCTGGGGTCACTGACTTGAAGAGTTTTCAATCCAAACTGGAAATTCTGAGAAGAGAACTCAATGAAATGTTTGGTGgtggagaagatgatgatgttgatgctgaTGATTCAAGTGAAAACTCATCTAAGTTTGGGTTTGAAGATGAAGGCATGAAAGCATTCATTAGAGATGTGAGAAGCAAGTTCAGTGGATTGGATGATGTTTATGTTTGGCATGCTCTTTGTGGTGCTTGGGGAGGAGTGAGGCCCGGAGCCACTCATCTGAATTCGAAGCTGATTCCGGTGGAGCTATCTCCGGGCCTCGCTGGAACAATGAATGATCTCGCCGTGGTGAAGATCATTGAAGGCGGTATTGCTCTCGTTTATCCTGATCAAGCAAATGACTTCTTCGATGCGATGCATAGCTATCTCTCAAATTCCGGGATCACTGGAGTGAAAGTAGATGTCATACATGTAAGTTCAATatcattttttctctttatttattttaaatttagtacATTGATAATGTTAAGATTTACAGACGCTAGAGTATGTTTGCGAAGATTACGGTGGTAGAGTGGAGCTTGCAAAGAAATATTACAAAGGAATTACAGATTCCCTCATCAAAAACTTCAATGGAAATGGACTCATTTCCAGTATGCAACAGTGcaatgattttttctttttaggcaCTTGGCAAATATCATTCGGAAGAGTAGGTAAGAACTAAGTTAACAGACTCATATACTTGTTATATATTTACACCAAAAAGCATGAAGTTATTTATGTAAATTCTGAATATATTCTACTCAAATACTAGTAAATATATTACTCTGTTGGACCAGGGGATGATTTTTGGTTTCAGGATCCGAACGGAGATCCAATGGGAGTGTATTGGTTACAAGGAGTACATATGATGCATTGCGCATACAATAGCTTATGGATGGGTGAAATGATATGGCCGGACTGGGACATGTTCAAGTCCGATCATGAATGCGCTAAATTCCACGGCGGCTCAAGAGCAATCTCCGGCGGTCCGGTGTATGTCAGTGACTCTGTTGGTGATCATGACTTCGAACTTATAAAAATGCTTGTCTTCCCTGATGGAACAATCCCCAAATGCGAGCGTTTCGCACTTCCTACTAGAGATTGCCTATTCAAGAACCCTCTCTTTGATGGCCAAACCATCCTTAAGATTTGGAACATCAACAAGGTAAATTAGTATATGTTAAAATAAGTATGCTAAGTTTTTAACTAGGCATACTAATTAAGCAAGTGCATGTCTGAATTTCAGTTTGGTGGAGTTATTGGAGCATTTAATTGCCAAGGAGGAGGATGGGACTCAAAGGAGAAAAGAATCAAAGGTTACTCACATTGCTACAAACCAATATCTGGCAAAGTTCAGGTGAGAGACATTGAATGGGAACAGGGGAAAGAAGAAGCAGGTGAAACATATGCAGTGTATCTGAACCAAAGTGAACAGCTGCTCTTAATGACATTTGATTCAGATGGCATTGAAATAACCATTCAACCATCCTCCTTTGAAATCTTTACCTTTGTTCCAGTTAAGATTGTCAGTAAGGACATCAGTTTTGCACCAATTGGACTTGTTAACATGTTTAACAGTGGAGGAACAGTGGTTGAGTTTGAAACAGTGCATGAGGTTGTGAGGATCAAGATCAAGGGAGAAGGGAAGTTCTTGGCTTATTCTAGTGAGAAGCCAAAGAGTGTTTTGGTGAATGGAATTGATGAAGGATTTGAGTGGTTTACTGATGGGAAAAAGCTCATGGTTTCTGTTTCTTGGGTGAAAGTCAATTCTGGAGTTTCTCAAATTTGTGTATCttattgatgcttttaattactgtttttttcttttaaaatataattattctgTTCTGTTTATTCCTTGTTTATAATGATATGGTCATTCTTGGCAAGCATTGATGTGAAATCAAAGTTTGAAAAGTTCTCTGTTGGATTTACTTGAGAAAATGGTAACAATTTAAGACAAATGCATTCAATCTCtttttctcatcatcatcacaaaaatataacaaatatttatatataagctAGCACATCGTATCCTCTAAGgtctttagtttttagttttttaaaaccTAAAGACAATGAATGGTAACGATCcgtttataatataataattattatttatagtggTGATGTATAGAATTACTGTTAATTATTATGTTTCAgcactattaaaatatattaatatataaatataaattatgcatgaatgtatctgcTGCGGAATTTAATGGTCACTATGGTACATCTTTATATGACATGGtctccttttatatatatatatatatatatatatatagtataagtCAATTAGGTTTGTTCTATGAACgtgtcaatatttttttttttaaaaaaaatgagagatagAGAGAACCGGGTGGCGAGAGAGAAACCAACAACTTAATAACATGTAGCTAATGCATTATACTATGCACTGGTTGTTAAGTTGTATGTCTGATCAGTTTTAATTTATAtggtaaatacattcaattttttattatgtaactgttcataaatacaataatataaatGATGAGAATTTCTGTTATTATATAAATGGTTTGAAATCCAACCGATTGAAAATCTACAAACTTTTGTAGATGTCGAACTCTCATATgcaaatatacatacatatatgttgttattattatttaggggAAAGGGAGATGGGTCAAGAAAAGAGGTCAGAATTTAGGGTGCGAATAGTGTTGGTGGGGGGTAAGACGTTTGGGGTACGGCATTGAAAGCTACAGCGAACGAACCAAGAATTCTCGCTACTGAGCCGCCGTGCGCCTCCCCCACCGGACACGCTAACGTGCGCCACCCCAAATAGCTAGGGTTTTTCCGCGCCCTCTTCTCTCCCTCTTGGGAGGGGGAGCGATCTCTCCTTCCCTTTGCTTGAGGGTTTAGCTGAGAGATGTGGGATGCCGGGGGGACTACTGATGAACCTGCTGTCCCGCTGCTGGCGCCCGACTGCCGGTGGTGGTGGAGGCGATGAGGGACGTGATGGTTTGTTGTGGTACCGCGACCTTGGTCGATGCTCCGCCGGGGAGTTCTCTATGGCCGTCGTGCAGGCCAATCAGGTCCTCGAGGACCAGAGCCAGCTTGAGTCTGGGACCCTTGGGAACTTTCGTCGGCGTATACGATGGCCATGGCGGACCTCACGCCTCTCGATACGTATGCGACCATCTCTACCGCCACTTCCGAGGTCGTCGATTTGCCTTtcccttcctttctttttgatatattttgctgggattttgtggaattggttttgaTCGAGTTAAAATTGAGATCTTGTTGGATATTGCTTTTTTTGCTGTTTAGTTGTTCGTTATCTGTGATATTACTTTCTCTTCTCATTTTAGCTTCTAAATTTAGTTCTACatggtttctttttttgatagaatttatgcatttattgtCCTGATGTTGACTTCATTTCTTTTGTCGAAACCTTaggttgtaatttttttattccttcCTGATTTTCATGAAATCGATAGGCTTGAAATTTGGGAAAAATTCAGTTTTGTTCTAGATGTGCATTAttcaatgaggtttctgttgAAACCCGAATTGAATTTGATGGATTTATGAAGGAAAATCTGTGGAGCAACCGGAGATGAATGTGGTTAGgcttttgtatgctttgatttTCCATCTCTTCTATTTAAACCTTCTCCAGCTAAAATGGATGTCTCTGTTGACCTTGTTGGCTTTCTAGATCTAGATTCTGTACTTGCCCTATTTTATATGTTTGGCACTATCTTGTGCACATGTGTTACTACTTACTAGTTAGATTTTTCAGTTAGCTCGTGTGTTTTAGAACTGGATTTAATCCGTAAAGACTATGATTGCCAAATTTGTTATGCTTTTTTGTAAGAATCTCTTTTGAAGTCCTACTCCAGCTGTGAAgttattgttgtaattttttcccCCATTTTCACAGTTTAATTTGCATTTCATTTCTAGTTAAATTGTAGCATGTAGTGCAAATATCTCATCTTAAATGTTCTCAAGGCCTAGATTCATCTTGTGTGTCATTTCTTTTGTCTGTTATATTTTTGGTGTTCCTTTCAtgtaatgaaattaaaaatctcATCTTTTGGAACCATATGTGATTTGTTTCCATGTTAATCAATGTGGTTCTTGTATATCACATGCCAATTTGATCTTTAATGTCACTTCTGTGttattcattaaaaacattAGCGTTGTCTCTGTGCAGAAATTTCTTCTGGGCCACAGGGGGTGACACCTGATGGTCTTCGAAGATCCTTTTTAGCTACCGAGGAAGGTTTTATATCTCTTGTTTCCAATCTCTGGGACACTCGACCTGATTTGGCAACTACAGGTACATGCTGCCTTGTTGGTGTCATCAACCAGGGAACTCTCCACGTGGCGAATGCTGGTGATTCCCGTATTGTACTTGGAAAAAAGGTTGGAAATACAGGCGGGATTGCTGCAATCCAGTTGTCCGTTGAGCATAATGCCAATTCAGAGGATGTGAGACAGGAACTCAAGGCACAACACCCAAATGATTCCCAGATTGTTGTTCTGAAACATGGAGTTTGGAGAATCAAAGGCATAATACAGGTTAATATATTTCATGTTTAATTCCCTAATACTTCTGCAATATTTAGGTCagctcattttaatttttaattaactaaGGTTTGTTTTACTGCTTTTGACTGCTTTGGTTGATCATGATTTCTTATTCTGATAGTTGGAGGCAACCTGTTATATGTTCTTGTTTTAAGGttagttgaaaaaaaattgtttctgGGAGAGCTGAAGGATCAGGTAGTATTGTGCCCAGTAAATGGTGGATTAGGCCCTTGCTCAATATACACATGTTTCTGATGCCATCTTCTTAATTGATCataatttgtaataataaaacataatgaTAAGGTTGAACTCATTTGAAGATTATTTGAGGATGATTATGATCAGGGTAAAATGGTTTCTATGATCATACCTAATAcatgtttaataaattatatttggtaatttttttgtaaaaaaacaattgttttttgaaatttcGGTAGCATAATCAGTTGGTTCCATCTGTGAAGTTCTATGTAAGAGTTTGAGGACGTCACTATGGATGCTTTAACCTATCAACTTAGGCAGCCTTTGTTGGTTCTACAGTATAGCACACAGGTGAATGCATGACGCTATGACAGGCTCTGCTTTTTTTGTTTCAGTAATAAGAGTACCAAggttttatttgtttactttGTAAACATTTCTCTCCTGGCCTgctttagttttgattttacACTTAAGTTATCATGTGTAATTTCTATACCGTATTAAGCTGGCAgttctttattgtattttacCTAAAGGTTGTGCATTCCTGAGCAACTATACACACATTTGacttatttaaatgaattctACAATTGAATGTATGATCCTCATCGTAGCTTGAACATCCTGTACTCTGCCTTAATTCTGTATACTGATAGAATAGATAATGTTTTAGATTTGAGGCTGCTGAATTATCACTTACTGAGGCAAATCTATATTGTTAAGTCTCTATTGTGTCCATTGCAGGTATCTAGATCCATAGGTGATGCATATATGAAACATGCGCAGTTTAACAGAGAACCAATCAATCCAAAGTTCAGAATTCCTGAACCCATAAATAAGCCTATCCTGACTGCTGACCCATCCATTGTATCTTATCCTCTTCAACCAAGTGACTCTTTCGTCATATTTGCTTCAGATGGTCTGTGGGAACACCTGAGTAATGAGCAAGCGGTTGAGATTGTTCACAATCATCCCCGTGCTGTAAGACTGAAAAGCCTTTTATTATGTCTTTCtagaatttttataatttttgaattttctcttttattgtgATACTGTGACTTTTCTACCTCTGTTTGGAATTATATTACCTAGATGGATGCACAGGTGTATATGATTACCTTGTCTTATGTAAAGATGGGTAGATGCAATTCCTGGTAGATGCGCAAACATAAGAATATACTTGGAGTAAGGGAAAATGGATGAAAAGAgatggggaaaaaaaagaaaacattaatgcATTTCTTTCACATGCTCACCTGTCTTATTTACTTCATGTAACTGACCATGGAGAAAGTAGTTgccattctttcttttctattgcTCTATATTCCCTCACCCCAAGCACACCCTGTGGGGATGTAGGCTTGGCATGGTTCACAAGTAGATCCAATCTATTCACTCACAGTCTCTTGTTATTGTTGCAAATCTGATGTAGAAAATGCAAGCCTGATTGggttttgtcaaaaaaatttttctccGTCGTGGCGTGGCCGCATCAGAATCacattttgtttcattttgctGGCAGTTATATTATGACCTGCTAAGGCCTAGTTGAAAGCCTAAAATGGAAACTGCAGCAATCATGGTGCACAATCTGCAGACAATATCATGAGCTTGATCATTATTGCTTattctctttatattttttttctttcttttcaggATACTCGTGACCTATTCTTTAACCCAACTGCCTTATTGGC contains:
- the LOC120283578 gene encoding LOW QUALITY PROTEIN: stachyose synthase (The sequence of the model RefSeq protein was modified relative to this genomic sequence to represent the inferred CDS: deleted 2 bases in 2 codons), yielding MYFASFPPFYTVFEFVLSFFQSETMNTNVFSLSDGNLAINGIPLLSEVPSNVSFSTFSSIFQSTNAPSHLLHQVLSHSHKGGFLGFSQPEPSNRLTNSLGKFQSRDFLSIFRFKTWWSTMWVGNSGSDLQMETQWVLLDVPELSSYVLVLPLIEGSFRSALHPGNDGHVLICAESGSTTVLSSSFTAIAYVHVSDNPFAVMKQAYTVARVHLNTFRLLEEKTVPSLINKFGWCTWDAFYLTVDPVGVFHGLKDFSEGGIPPRFLIIDDGWQSISLDGQTPLEDAKNLVLGGTQMTARLYRFEECDKFKKYKGGSLLSPRAPSFDTKKPKMLISKAVEIEQAEKALDKAIQSGVTDLKSFQSKLEILRRELNEMFGGGEDDDVDADDSSENSSKFGFEDEGMKAFIRDVRSKFSGLDDVYVWHALCGAWGGVRPGATHLNSKLIPVELSPGLAGTMNDLAVVKIIEGGIALVYPDQANDFFDAMHSYLSNSGITGVKVDVIHTLEYVCEDYGGRVELAKKYYKGITDSLIKNFNGNGLISSMQQCNDFFFLGTWQISFGRVGDDFWFQDPNGDPMGVYWLQGVHMMHCAYNSLWMGEMIWPDWDMFKSDHECAKFHGGSRAISGGPVYVSDSVGDHDFELIKMLVFPDGTIPKCERFALPTRDCLFKNPLFDGQTILKIWNINKFGGVIGAFNCQGGGWDSKEKRIKGYSHCYKPISGKVQVRDIEWEQGKEEAGETYAVYLNQSEQLLLMTFDSDGIEITIQPSSFEIFTFVPVKIVSKDISFAPIGLVNMFNSGGTVVEFETVHEVVRIKIKGEGKFLAYSSEKPKSVLVNGIDEGFEWFTDGKKLMVSVSWVKVNSGVSQICVSY
- the LOC120249696 gene encoding LOW QUALITY PROTEIN: probable protein phosphatase 2C 42 (The sequence of the model RefSeq protein was modified relative to this genomic sequence to represent the inferred CDS: inserted 2 bases in 1 codon): MPGGLLMNLLSRCWRPTAGGGGGDEGRDGLLWYRDLGRCSAGEFSMAVVQANQVLEDQSQLESGTLXGTFVGVYDGHGGPHASRYVCDHLYRHFREISSGPQGVTPDGLRRSFLATEEGFISLVSNLWDTRPDLATTGTCCLVGVINQGTLHVANAGDSRIVLGKKVGNTGGIAAIQLSVEHNANSEDVRQELKAQHPNDSQIVVLKHGVWRIKGIIQVSRSIGDAYMKHAQFNREPINPKFRIPEPINKPILTADPSIVSYPLQPSDSFVIFASDGLWEHLSNEQAVEIVHNHPRAGIARRLIKAALREAARKREMRYSDLKRIDKKVRRHFHDDITVVVVFLNHDLAARGYSHGPTASVRSLLEH